In Humulus lupulus chromosome 6, drHumLupu1.1, whole genome shotgun sequence, a single genomic region encodes these proteins:
- the LOC133782545 gene encoding mRNA cap guanine-N7 methyltransferase 1, giving the protein MKRGYTESPATSLGPPQSRIKHNPDGDGFLEDESTKIFARKVADHYSARTNQTLEEREASVIIHLKKLNNWIKSVLIQLYARRGDAVLDLACGKGGDLIKWDKAKIGYYVGIDIAEGSIEDCRTRYNGDADHHQRRKKFSFPARLICGDCYEARLDEVLADDGPFDICSCQFALHYSWSTEARARRALANVSALLRPGGIFIGTMPDANVIIKKLREAEGLAFGNSVYWIRFDEEFSEKKFKSSSPFGIKYKFHLEDAVDCPEYIVPFHVFKALAEEYGLELVFVKNSHDFVHEYMKRPDYVELMRRLGALGDGNQDHSTLSLDEWEAAYLYLSFVLRKRGQPDRTQNNGKKDKGQMHIPKEDIMNIGG; this is encoded by the exons ATGAAACGAGGGTACACAGAATCACCAGCTACCTCTCTTGGGCCACCCCAATCCAGAATCAAACACAACCCAGATG GTGATGGCTTTTTGGAGGATGAAAGCACAAAAATTTTTGCTCGTAAAGTGGCTGACCATTACAGTGCAAGGACAAATCAAACTTTGGAAGAGCGAGAAGCTAGTGTAATTATACACTTGAAGAAACTTAATAATTGG ATTAAAAGTGTCTTAATTCAACTGTATGCTCGTAGAGGAGACGCGGTTCTTGATCTTGCCTGTGGCAAG GGTGGTGATCTTATCAAATGGGACAAGGCAAAAATTGGATATTATGTTGGCATTGATATAGCTGAAGGATCT ATAGAAGATTGCCGTACTCGTTATAATGGTGATGCTGATCATCATCAACGCCGCAAGAAGTTCTCATTCCCTGCACGCCTCATATGCGGAGACTGTTACGAA GCTAGATTGGATGAAGTTCTGGCAGATGATGGACCCTTTGATATTTGTAGTTGCCAG TTTGCCTTGCATTATTCCTGGTCTACTGAAGCACGTGCACGGCGAGCCTTGGCCAATGTGTCAGCTTTACTTCGTCCTGGTGGTATTTTCATTGGAACTATGCCAGATGCCAATGTGATCATTAAAAAGCTTAGAGAAG CTGAAGGCCTGGCTTTTGGTAATAGTGTCTATTGGATACGTTTTGATGAAGAGTTCTCTGAAAag AAATTTAAATCTTCAAGCCCTTTTGGCATCAAGTACAAGTTTCACCTAGAG GATGCCGTTGATTGTCCTGAATATATTGTGCCCTTTCATGTCTTCAAAGCATTAGCAGAAGag TATGGTTTGGAGCTAGTTTTCGTGAAGAATTCACATGATTTTGTACATGAATACATGAAAAGGCCAGATTATGTGGAGCTCATGAGGCGGCTGGGTGCCTTGGGTGATGGTAACCAAGATCATA GCACGTTATCACTGGATGAATGGGAAGCAGCTTATTTGTACTTGTCATTTGTTCTGAGGAAG CGTGGGCAACCAGACCGGACACAAAACAATGGAAAAAAAGACAAAGGGCAGATGCATATACCGAAAGAGGACATCATGAACATTGGTGGTTGA